A window of Kribbella sp. NBC_00382 genomic DNA:
CATAACACCTACGTCGCGCGCTGGGTTAGAGCAGTTCGTGCCGGGCGCAACCGATCGGTTCGGCGACTCGGGCCGGGTGAATTCAACCCCCGGCGCCGGGTGGCGAGCGACTGAGCCACGCGATGGCGAGGCAGGGGGCGGTAGGGCGAGGCGGAAGGCGGTACGACGAGGCAGAGGGTGGGTAGGACGAGGCAGAGGGCGGTGGGGCGAGGCTTCGGCATGGCGCCAGGTCGCCAATGCCTGCCAGGCGACGAACCCGCTCATCACCTCGGCACCGCCCGCCATCCGCCATCCGCCATCCGCCACCATCTCTCGGTACCAAGGTTCCGAGGCGACTGTGGACAGGGCAAGCGCGGTGATGTGTTGGGAGGTGCTCCGCGATGCGCCGGTGCTGGTGCGGCACCGGGTCGGCGTACCGGCTGGTTTGCTGTTCGAATTCGTTCGGGATCGAGGACAGGGAGGTGGGCGACGCGCAGACTGGCGGAGTTGATTCGCCAACCGGCTCGTCCTCTGGATGAAGGGCCGTCCGGTATCTGCCTCGGCGTCGCTGCTTCCGGATCGACCGGTACGGGCGTCGACCTGGTCACCTTGGCCGTCGAGAAAGGTCCACTCGTCTCTTCTGGGCGCAGCGCGGCCGACCTCGAAGGGCTGGGGATACAACGCCGTTGGTCGCTCTGCATGACTTACTTCGAATCGAGACAGGACCTCAGTACGTGATCGCGCTTGCCTGGGACGGCCTCCGCTGCTCTCCAAACGAAACTCCTGAAGCAGACCAGTGGGTCAGCCCTGACGAAGGCTCAGACCGCTCGGTCGACGACGGACCCATGTCGACCGAGAGCCTTATGGTCGGCTGCTTTGTGACTCCCGGCGCGGCCCCGATCAGGTGAGGCGGTGGGTGCCGGTGTGGTCGACGCGGAAGGTGAAGCCGTTGGGGGTGGTCCAGTGGAGTGCTCCTTCACCGGCAGGGCGGACTCGCCAGCCGTGGGCGTGGGTTTTGACGCGGTGGTGGTACCGCGTTGCTGGTGTGAGGTTGGTGGTGCTTGTTTGGCCTGGTGGTCCGTGGGGGTCGTAGGGCTGGATGTGGTCCAGGTCGGTGTGTGGGGTGGTTTCTGTGGTGCTGTAGGGGAATCGTTCGACGGGCTGGGCGAGGCGGATGCGTTCGCGGATGCGGGTGGGGATTTCGTAGGCGTTGACGTCGATGTGCTGGTTGAGGTCGATGACTGGTTTGAGGAGTACCTGGTTGTGGCCGAGTAGTTCTTTGAGCTGGGTGGCGATGAATGCTCCGTGCTCTTCGACTCTGACGATGCCTTCACCGGTCAGCAGCGTCTCGTCGGTGATGTGGACGTAGAGCACGACACGTCCACCCCTGCCCACCCCTCTCGCACTGCCGCTCCCGCTGGTCGCGATGCTGGCTCCCGGGGCGTGGGCGGCGTTTTTGATGGTGGCGAGTTTGCTGGCTAGTTGGTGGCGGGAGTATGGGTCGATCGCTGCTCGCGTCTCGACTGCAGGACAGCGGGTAGGGCTTGCCGGTTCTTCGTCGATGCTGGGGTGTGGCGCGTCCCAGTCTGGTTCGTCGGCTAGGTCGGGCTCACGGAAGTCGCCGGCCACGCCGACCGCGCCGAGGCCGTGGAAGTTGCTGGGGTCGCCGGAGTCGCTGGGGTCGCCGTAGTCGCTGAGGCCTACGGGCGGCTCGTCGGCCGGTACTTCGGGCAGGTCCGACTCGACCGTCGGAGAGCCGTCCGGCTGGGTGGCCGGTGTTTGGGGCGAGCCGCGCTCGCCGGTTCCGGTGCGGACGATGTCGGCGCTCAGCTCGGGATCCGGGGAGTTGCCGGGTGATTCTGGGGTGGGTCCTGCGGGTCGGCGCAGCTTGACTCCGAGTACGTCGCCAGATGGCTCTGCAGCGGGTGTTCCGGGCGCGGTTGCATTGGGTGTTGTGGGCTGGTTCGGGTCGGCGTGGGAGAGGTCGCGAGTCGGCTCCGGAGCTGTTGCCTTGGGCAAGCGCGGCTTGGCGTCCGAGGAGTCGTGGGGCGGGTTCGCCGCGGGTCCTCCGAGCGGGTTCGCCGCGGGTGCTCCGAGCGCGTTTGTAGCGGGCGCTCCGGTTGAGTTATCGGTGGGCGCTCCGGGTGGGTTGGTGAGGGGTGCTGCGGTGGAGGGCTGGTTGGTGTTGGTGCCCGGGGCATCGGTGGCCGGAGCGTCGGCGGCTGGGGTGTCGGTGGCCGGAGCGTCGGTGGCCGGAGCGTCGGCGGCCGGAGCGTCGGCGGTTGGGGTGTTGGTGGTCGGGGTGTCGGTGGTTGGGGTGTTGGTGGGGGTGGGGTGGGTGGCTAGGTAGCGGGCGGCGGTGAGGAGTTCGTAGGCGGCTAGGGGGTCGGCTAGCCAGCCGATGGCTTTGGCGCGGCGTTCGGACAGGGAGTCGGGGTCACCGAGTTCGCTGAGGGCCCAGGCGACGTCGTTGAGGGAGGCGTTGATGGCGATGACGTCGCCGCTGGAGGCTTTGACCCAGATGGTTTTGGTGCCGTGGTCGTCGGAGGGCTGGACCCAGACGCCGCGTTCGCGGGCGTGTTGTTCGGCGGCCTGGCGGGCGGCGTCGGGGTCGGCCTCTTTGACGACCGCGTCGATGATTTTCTGTAGGCGGTAGGCCGACAGGGTGTCGATGACGGCGACGACGCGTTCGTCGACGAGGGCGGCCGCTTCGAGGGAGAGTTTCAGGCAGGCGCGGGCGACAGCGCGGGCGCGCCACACGACGGTGTGGCCGTTGAGGGTTTTGGCCCAGATCCGTGGGAGGCGGTGGCGCAGGGCGAGTGCTTCGCCGATGTAGCTTGCGGCCGCGCCGCTGGAGATCTTGAGCAGGACGCCGAGTTCGGCGGGGGCGAATTCGGCGATCGGGGGGGCAGCCGTCGCCGCCGTACACGACGAGCCGCTCACCGCCACGCGCCCCGGAACTCTTCTCGGAGGTTGTGGGCAGGGTGGTGTGGAGGTCGGCGAAGTGCAGGGTTGCTTGGAGTTTGCCGAGAGCGGCGCGGTTTTCTTCCGTGTCGAATTCGACGGCGGCGTCGAGGGTCGCGGCAGCGTCGAAGTCATCCCATCCATCGTCGAACATGCGTTCGATT
This region includes:
- a CDS encoding HNH endonuclease signature motif containing protein: MSGSSCTAATAAPPIAEFAPAELGVLLKISSGAAASYIGEALALRHRLPRIWAKTLNGHTVVWRARAVARACLKLSLEAAALVDERVVAVIDTLSAYRLQKIIDAVVKEADPDAARQAAEQHARERGVWVQPSDDHGTKTIWVKASSGDVIAINASLNDVAWALSELGDPDSLSERRAKAIGWLADPLAAYELLTAARYLATHPTPTNTPTTDTPTTNTPTADAPAADAPATDAPATDTPAADAPATDAPGTNTNQPSTAAPLTNPPGAPTDNSTGAPATNALGAPAANPLGGPAANPPHDSSDAKPRLPKATAPEPTRDLSHADPNQPTTPNATAPGTPAAEPSGDVLGVKLRRPAGPTPESPGNSPDPELSADIVRTGTGERGSPQTPATQPDGSPTVESDLPEVPADEPPVGLSDYGDPSDSGDPSNFHGLGAVGVAGDFREPDLADEPDWDAPHPSIDEEPASPTRCPAVETRAAIDPYSRHQLASKLATIKNAAHAPGASIATSGSGSARGVGRGGRVVLYVHITDETLLTGEGIVRVEEHGAFIATQLKELLGHNQVLLKPVIDLNQHIDVNAYEIPTRIRERIRLAQPVERFPYSTTETTPHTDLDHIQPYDPHGPPGQTSTTNLTPATRYHHRVKTHAHGWRVRPAGEGALHWTTPNGFTFRVDHTGTHRLT